Proteins encoded together in one Hemiscyllium ocellatum isolate sHemOce1 chromosome 9, sHemOce1.pat.X.cur, whole genome shotgun sequence window:
- the caiap gene encoding CARD- and ANK-domain containing inflammasome adapter protein gives MLINSTGMYTNPYAIEVLQSKKKELIAGIINTDNLLDWLVENHIISPDKRIAVLNYKTREKKNSRILDMLVCCGERACRMFFYPCLKYLEPALYNYIRNYVNNVSGSFRNAKRQLVGYLLEKDKDEIPRNTHRKEKEFMQTIITKNKPHQILKRDGPLLTQNELTELYQAAALGNLSSLDSAIGDSNVNVTNASNETLLHIAATYGDVAMISYLLSKGAKTKVRDNKGQSPLHRAAERGHIDATKMLLQAGAHIYAEDTESRTPLQLAAENSHFSVVKLLLKEEVSKHKKNKSFLHQAALRDKSKLAQIILKYGALVDMKDEKNRTPLFHAISKEHVNTAKVLLKAGANVNVDLIRAVFNSNNQFLIRLILEHSSEINSTVLVDALFKAVQKNLHVAVGIIIELGIDVNTRNSLQYTPLLLAAELGHAESVKILIDKSARLDERTPNMDSALHLAVQIGSLSVAKLLIDHGMDANIVSSDNQTPLHVASLHNQPPMIEMLITRGSKVNAVTKEKVTPLHIASQRGNRDTAACLIQHKANVNAKDRYMKTPLHMAAVVGDTSIADLLLSNQADVNAANVEKKTPLHLAANEGHLDFVNLMLTRRAKFAAKDMDGNTPMHYAVSNSHDIIVKALLLAGKNKNIDIKNVWRKTPLHVAAEHSDEHLIELLLISGAAINALDNAKDTPLHCACKSGNFNTAQKLINWSEGEKPKFQSTNSLKKTPLQVAEGGDTDNHQQIAALLKKKMLLIR, from the coding sequence ATGCTCATAAACAGTACAGGTATGTATACAAATCCATATGCAATTGAGGTGTTACAGAGCAAGAAAAAAGAACTAATAGCAGGAATTATCAATACAGATAATCTTCTGGACTGGTTGGTTGAGAATCATATCATTTCACCAGATAAGAGAATTGCTGTGTTGAATTACAAGACACGGGAGAAAAAGAACTCGAGAATTCTGGATATGTTGGTTTGTTGTGGTGAGAGAGCCTGCAGAATGTTTTTCTATCCTTGTCTCAAGTATTTGGAACCAGCTCTGTATAATTACATCAGGAACTATGTCAATAATGTGTCCGGCAGCTTTAGAAATGCCAAGAGACAGTTAGTGGGATACCTTTTGGAAAAGGATAAGGATGAAATCCCTCGGAACACacacagaaaggaaaaggaattCATGCAGACTATAATAACTAAAAATAAGCCACATCAGATCCTGAAAAGAGATGGACCTCTTCTTACCCAGAATGAACTGACTGAGCTCTACCAAGCTGCAGCATTGGGAAATCTTTCCAGTCTTGATAGTGCTATTGGAGACAGTAATGTAAATGTCACAAATGCTTCCAATGAAACTCTGTTGCACATTGCTGCCACTTATGGGGATGTTGCAATGATTAGCTATTTATTAAGTAAAGGAGCAAAGACAAAGGTGAGGGATAACAAAGGACAATCACCTCTCCACCGGGCTGCAGAGAGGGGACACATAGATGCAACCAAAATGCTTCTCCAAGCAGGAGCACACATTTATGCTGAGGATACCGAATCCAGAACTCCATTACAATTAGCTGCAGAGAACAGCCATTTCTCTGTTGTGAAGCTGCTGTTGAAAGAAGAAGTGAGTAAACATAAAAAGAATAAATCCTTTTTGCACCAGGCTGCTCTcagggataaaagcaaattagcGCAAATCATTCTCAAATATGGAGCTCTAGTTGATATGAAGGATGAGAAGAACAGGACTCCACTGTTTCATGCTATATCTAAAGAACATGTCAATACTGCGAAAGTACTGCTCAAGGCTGGAGccaatgttaatgttgatctgaTTCGCGCAGTATTTAACAGTAACAATCAATTTCTAATTAGGCTGATCTTGGAGCATAGCAGTGAAATTAACTCTACTGTCTTGGTTGACGCACTCTTTAAAGCAGTTCAGAAAAATCTTCATGTAGCTGTGGGCATTATCATTGAACTGGGTATTGATGTCAACACAAGAAATAGTTTACAATACACACCTTTACTGCTGGCAGCGGAACTTGGTCATGCTGAATCTGTCAAAATCTTGATAGACAAAAGTGCACGTTTAGATGAAAGAACACCAAACATGGATAGTGCCTTGCACCTTGCAGTCCAGATTGGTTCTCTGTCTGTTGCAAAGCTGCTGATTGACCATGGAATGGATGCAAACATTGTTAGCTCTGATAACCAAACCCCCTTGCATGTTGCATCACTTCATAACCAACCACCAATGATAGAAATGCTGATAACACGAGGTTCAAAGGTCAATGCTGTCACAAAGGAAAAAGTTACTCCTTTACATATTGCTTCACAAAGAGGTAACAGAGATACAGCAGCATGTCTCATCCAGCACAAAGCAAACGTAAACGCTAAAGACAGATATATGAAAACACCCCTACACATGGCTGCTGTTGTTGGAGATACTTCCATTGCAGATCTACTTCTGTCAAATCAGGCTGATGTCAATGCAGCAAATGTGGAGAAGAAGACACCACTTCATTTGGCTGCTAATGAAGGTCATTTGGACTTTGTAAATTTGATGTTAACCAGAAGGGCCAAATTTGCTGCTAAAGATATGGATGGTAATACACCAATGCATTATGCAGTCAGTAATAGCCATGATATTATTGTCAAAGCCCTTTTATTGGCTGGAAAAAATAAAAACATCGATATTAAGAATGTGTGGCGGAAAACACCATTACATGTAGCAGCAGAGCATAGTGATGAGCATCTGATAGAATTGCTGTTGATCAGTGGAGCTGCCATTAATGCTTTAGATAATGCCAAAGATACACCCCTGCATTGTGCTTGCAAATCAGGCAATTTCAACACTGCCCAAAAACTAATTAACTGGTCTGAAGGTGAAAAACCAAAGTTTCAGTCAACAAATAGTTTAAAGAAAACCCCACTTCAAGTTGCAGAAGGTGGAGATACAGATAACCACCAACAAATAGCAGCATTACTGAAAAAGAAAATGTTGCTAATTAGATAA